CAAGGCTTTCTTCAATTTCATCCTCTGAAGTTACCTTTAGTGCATTATTCATCTTCTGAAATTCTTCACCTGAATATTGATAAATATCCTGCGAACCATCAATTTGATCATGGTTTACGACGACTGCATAATCCACATCGTTTGCATTTATGCGAGCATCTTCAAGCTTCCCTTCTTTTTCTAACCATTTCTCAAATTGAACATAAGATGGTTTAAATTCTCCGAAGTAATCCCTGCCACTTCCAGCAATATCAAACAGTAGAATTGATGTGACCCCTCGGTTTTGTTTGCGACTATCGAACGTCTCGTTTTTAACGTCTTCTTTTAATACCTCTATCGCTTCTTTAATTTTTTCTGGTGAACTGATCGTAACTCTCTTTGATGAAGGGCCTTCGCTATCAATGGTAATTCTAGTAACGTCCTCTGGATTTACTACTAAGATTTTTTCGAAGTTCATTTTATATTCCATAGACTCATAGATCGGCTTCAAATACTTATCATACTCACCGTTATCTGGAATCTGGTATTCTCTAATTACTTTTTTATCATTTTTCATTTCATATACGATAAATACATTGCGCAGGTCTTGATGTCCTGGATACTCCTGATTTAGGGTACTCTTATTTTCAATAATTTCTTCATGTAATTTCATGACTGCACTAATATTACTCGCATCTTGTAAAAACGGTTTTGGATAAGTATTATTTTCAGGACGATATTTATCTGCATATTCATAATAATGGTTTCCGAAGTAGATCCTCTCAATATTTTCTGCTTCAGGTACTTTCTTCTCAAAACCTGTTACATCAAACTGCAAGATGAAAATTCCCAATGCTAGGATGATCGCAAATCCAAAATAACCTTTTAGGTGTGTAAACACACGCCACGTTTTATGGAGGATCATTTCAGCAACGAAGTAGCCAATAATAGACCCAATTAGATAACCAACTACTAACCATGTTAAGCTGTTTTGCGTTTCTCCGAAATAAACCCCTCCAACTAGCATGGTACAGAAGGTAACCCCATATTTGAATACTGGTTTTAACGGATTAAATACGAGTGCCTGTGAAACCCCTTCAAGCTTTCTCCTCTTATAGATGAATAGTCCAAAAAGGAAAAAGAGAATGGCTATAACAAGGTAAATCATCCCTTGTAAAATTGAAAACTCTGAACTTGTATTTTGCAGCATCGGTGCTGCTATGATAGGTGAATAGTATTCTAATTTCTTATTAAAATAGTAATCTGCATTAAACCCAAACAAATAATGCTTTGCATTCATTAAGAGGAGCGCTGTAATTCCAGCAGGAAATAACAACAAGATGTAGGTCAGAACACCTTGAACGGCTGTCAATCCTGTCATTGTCCCGATGAATACTGTTGCTGCGAAGACAAGTATAAGATTAGCGAACGTAATGCCAATCCATTGCGCTACCTCAGACAGTGTATAATAGTGTTCAAGGCCTAGTGCTGCATGTAAAATCATTAATATTATGGCTGTAATTAAAATGGGAACGGCTAAGTAAATGATCCCAATACTAAAGTACTGCGTATACATTTTCGTTCTCTTAATTGGTAAGCTGTGCATAAAATCCGATGCACTTTTCACTTGTAAATAGCGATACAAGAACATGCCGAGTAATACCGGAATTGCAAACATTAACAATAATTGCAATTCAAAGTTAATAGAAAATACATTTTTAAAATATCTATACTGTTGGTTTTCCTCATTACTCCATATCATCAGTACTTGTAAAGGCATAATCAACAATAATCCGACTAAATATATGATGCTCACCCAACCGACGCTGCGGAAGCTTTGGACTATCATTTCTTTATTAATCCAGGACGCTTTGGATTGCATATCCCACATCCCCCATCTCATAAATGAATATTTCTTCTAACGTTAGTGACAACATATCGAAAATCACTGGATTGTACATTGCAAAGTGTTCTTTAATTTCTTCTGTTTGTCCTTTAACGATGCAAAGAAGGACACTCCCTCGTTCTTCTTTGTAGAGCACTCTTGTATTTTCGAATACGTTCGCAGGTATGCCATCTTTAAAAGCGACCTGGATTTTATGGATATCAGATTTGAGATCATCGAGTTCTCTTTCTAATAATAATTTTCCTTTATGTAGGATCCCGATGTGATCGCAAATGTCCTCAATCTCTCTTAAATTATGGGAAGAAATAAGTACTGTCATTTCACGCTCAGCAACATCTTGTAAAATTAAGTTCTTCACTTTCTTACGCATAACCGGATCGAGTCCATCAATCGGTTCGTCTAGTATAAGAATATCTGGCATTGTCGATAGCGAGATCCAAAACGCGACTTGACGCTGCATCCCCTTCGAGAACTTATGAATTTTCTTTTTCACATCAATTTCAAATACTTCATTAAGCTTTTGAAACCGCTCTTCATTCCAGCTCTTATACATGTTTTTGTAAAAGTTCGCCATTTGACGGACCGTGTACTGCGAAAAGAAATAAAGCGTATCGGGTATGAAAATCATTCGTTCTTTCAAATCTGTATTTTCAAATACGGGTTGCTCATCTACCTTTATGTCTCCACTTTCTTCTCTTAATACACCCGCTACAATTCTAAGTAACGTCGTCTTTCCGGCTCCGTTAGAACCGAGCAGTCCATAGATCGATCCTTTTTTGATCGTAAACGAAACGTCAGTAAGAGCTTCAGTGTCATCCAACATTTTTGAAACACTATTCACTTCAATCATGTCATTCCCCTCCCCCTATTGATCTCTCTAAATCTTCTATTAATGCTCGTAAATCTTCTGTACTCATCCCCAAATACAGCGCTTCTAAAATCAGTTTGGATAGTTCTTTTTGAACATATTCTAATTTCTCTGTGTTGACAGCATCTGTCGTTTCACTAACAAAACTACCTTTACCTTTAATTGAATAAATATATCCTTGCATCTCGAGTTCACGATACGCTTTCTGAATCGTATTTGGATTAATCGTCAATTGCTGTGCCAACACTCTTACAGAAGGGAGTTTCTCATCTTGTTTCATCACATCACTGATGATCAACTCTTTAAACCGTTCCACTAACTGTTCATAGATCGGTTTCCTACTCCTGACATCTAAATCAAACATATACTCCCTCCAATCTGCATCCACTGTATTATCTGTATCATCCGTACTAACTGTATTATTATTATTAATACAGTTATGATTATATACCAGTAATTTCATTTTGGGAAGGATAATTTTCCAATTTGATAAAAATAAATCAAATACGTTTTTCGAGATAAAAATAGTAAATATTCAATCCGA
This Pseudalkalibacillus berkeleyi DNA region includes the following protein-coding sequences:
- a CDS encoding DUF6449 domain-containing protein; its protein translation is MQSKASWINKEMIVQSFRSVGWVSIIYLVGLLLIMPLQVLMIWSNEENQQYRYFKNVFSINFELQLLLMFAIPVLLGMFLYRYLQVKSASDFMHSLPIKRTKMYTQYFSIGIIYLAVPILITAIILMILHAALGLEHYYTLSEVAQWIGITFANLILVFAATVFIGTMTGLTAVQGVLTYILLLFPAGITALLLMNAKHYLFGFNADYYFNKKLEYYSPIIAAPMLQNTSSEFSILQGMIYLVIAILFFLFGLFIYKRRKLEGVSQALVFNPLKPVFKYGVTFCTMLVGGVYFGETQNSLTWLVVGYLIGSIIGYFVAEMILHKTWRVFTHLKGYFGFAIILALGIFILQFDVTGFEKKVPEAENIERIYFGNHYYEYADKYRPENNTYPKPFLQDASNISAVMKLHEEIIENKSTLNQEYPGHQDLRNVFIVYEMKNDKKVIREYQIPDNGEYDKYLKPIYESMEYKMNFEKILVVNPEDVTRITIDSEGPSSKRVTISSPEKIKEAIEVLKEDVKNETFDSRKQNRGVTSILLFDIAGSGRDYFGEFKPSYVQFEKWLEKEGKLEDARINANDVDYAVVVNHDQIDGSQDIYQYSGEEFQKMNNALKVTSEDEIEESLENSAGHLGANPYVILFHYKNGNRDIRSFYPSDVPDFVKKHFE
- a CDS encoding ABC transporter ATP-binding protein yields the protein MIEVNSVSKMLDDTEALTDVSFTIKKGSIYGLLGSNGAGKTTLLRIVAGVLREESGDIKVDEQPVFENTDLKERMIFIPDTLYFFSQYTVRQMANFYKNMYKSWNEERFQKLNEVFEIDVKKKIHKFSKGMQRQVAFWISLSTMPDILILDEPIDGLDPVMRKKVKNLILQDVAEREMTVLISSHNLREIEDICDHIGILHKGKLLLERELDDLKSDIHKIQVAFKDGIPANVFENTRVLYKEERGSVLLCIVKGQTEEIKEHFAMYNPVIFDMLSLTLEEIFIYEMGDVGYAIQSVLD
- a CDS encoding GntR family transcriptional regulator — translated: MKLLVYNHNCINNNNTVSTDDTDNTVDADWREYMFDLDVRSRKPIYEQLVERFKELIISDVMKQDEKLPSVRVLAQQLTINPNTIQKAYRELEMQGYIYSIKGKGSFVSETTDAVNTEKLEYVQKELSKLILEALYLGMSTEDLRALIEDLERSIGGGE